One window of Nocardia sp. NBC_00508 genomic DNA carries:
- the cmrA gene encoding mycolate reductase (Catalyzes the final step in mycolic acid biosynthesis.), translated as MSLPSPTSENRAVVTGASSGIGTALAAELAARGYSLILIARREELLTELAQRLTLAHGVTAEVRPVDLADRAQRGVLAEELAARDIAILCNNAGIATFGAVADLDPDYERAQMELNAVAVHDLTLAVLPGMIARGGGGILISGSAAGNMPIPNNATYAASKAFANTFAESLRGELKGSGVHVTLLAPGPVRTEAPDPADASIVDRMVPDFMWVSSESTAKVSIEALARNKMRVVPGLISKGMSVAGQYGPRALTAPIAGVFYRKLGG; from the coding sequence GTGAGCCTGCCCTCCCCCACCTCCGAGAACCGCGCGGTCGTCACCGGTGCCTCCTCCGGTATCGGCACCGCGCTCGCCGCCGAGCTCGCCGCACGCGGCTACTCGCTGATCCTGATCGCCCGCCGCGAGGAGCTGCTCACCGAGCTGGCGCAGCGACTGACGCTGGCCCACGGCGTCACCGCCGAGGTGCGGCCCGTCGACCTGGCCGACCGCGCCCAGCGCGGCGTGCTGGCGGAGGAGCTGGCCGCGCGCGACATCGCCATCCTGTGCAACAACGCGGGCATCGCGACCTTCGGCGCGGTCGCCGACCTCGACCCGGACTACGAACGCGCCCAGATGGAGCTCAATGCCGTCGCCGTGCACGATCTGACGCTGGCCGTGCTGCCCGGCATGATCGCCAGGGGCGGCGGGGGCATCCTGATCAGCGGCTCGGCCGCGGGCAATATGCCGATCCCGAACAACGCCACCTACGCCGCGAGCAAGGCGTTCGCGAACACCTTCGCCGAGTCGCTACGCGGCGAGCTGAAGGGCTCCGGCGTGCATGTCACCTTGCTGGCCCCCGGCCCGGTCCGCACCGAAGCCCCCGATCCCGCCGACGCCTCGATCGTGGACCGGATGGTGCCCGACTTCATGTGGGTCTCCTCGGAATCCACCGCCAAGGTGTCCATCGAGGCGCTCGCCCGCAACAAGATGCGCGTGGTTCCCGGCCTGATCAGCAAGGGAATGAGCGTGGCGGGACAGTACGGACCGCGCGCGCTCACCGCACCCATCGCGGGCGTCTTCTACCGGAAGCTCGGCGGCTGA
- the orn gene encoding oligoribonuclease encodes MDCEMTGLRLDSDKLIEVAALVTDSDLNILGEGVDIVIHADDDALAAMPAVVAEMHARSGLTDEVRRSAVTLEGAERRVLDYIREYIPTPRTVPLAGNSIATDRGFIARDMPLLDAHLHYRMIDVSSIKELCRRWYPRIYFGQPEKGLSHRALADIKESIRELEYYRRTAFVAPPGPSTTEIAAVAAEVGAEVAESAQVNAAPETD; translated from the coding sequence ATGGATTGCGAGATGACCGGCCTGCGCCTGGACAGCGACAAGCTGATCGAGGTGGCCGCACTCGTGACCGACAGCGATCTCAACATCCTCGGCGAGGGCGTGGACATCGTCATCCACGCCGACGACGACGCGCTGGCCGCGATGCCCGCGGTGGTCGCCGAGATGCACGCACGCTCCGGCTTGACCGACGAGGTCCGCCGCTCCGCCGTCACCCTCGAGGGGGCCGAGCGGCGGGTGCTCGACTATATCCGCGAGTACATCCCGACCCCCCGCACCGTGCCGCTGGCCGGTAACTCGATCGCCACCGACCGTGGCTTCATCGCCAGGGACATGCCGCTGCTGGACGCGCACCTGCACTACCGGATGATCGACGTGAGCTCGATCAAGGAGTTGTGCCGCCGCTGGTACCCGCGCATCTACTTCGGCCAGCCGGAGAAAGGCCTGAGCCACCGCGCGCTGGCCGACATCAAGGAGTCGATCCGCGAGCTGGAGTACTACCGGCGCACCGCATTCGTCGCCCCGCCCGGGCCATCCACCACCGAGATCGCCGCGGTCGCCGCCGAGGTGGGCGCAGAGGTCGCCGAATCCGCCCAGGTCAACGCCGCGCCAGAAACCGATTAG
- a CDS encoding GntR family transcriptional regulator, with protein MSNPAASGTHAVYLELRRRFADGDFAPAERLTETTLAQELGVSRTPVREALGRLLADGLVVPAARGGAVVAALDSDEVRHIYRLRASLEGLAAAEAAKRQASGLIAPVEMRAIGDAADAVERAIELGDAKRSAQANLAFHRAIGRTAANPFLEDALHRVWDRIAVATVSNLSDPVWAARAVAEHRAIFQNIADGDENAARAAAEQHINDAALIYEAAQARR; from the coding sequence ATGAGCAATCCGGCTGCCAGCGGCACCCACGCGGTCTACCTCGAGTTGCGCCGACGCTTCGCCGACGGCGACTTCGCTCCGGCGGAACGCCTCACCGAGACGACGCTGGCCCAGGAGTTGGGCGTGAGCCGGACTCCGGTCCGCGAAGCGCTGGGCAGGCTGCTCGCGGACGGGCTGGTGGTGCCCGCCGCGCGGGGCGGCGCAGTGGTGGCGGCGCTCGACAGTGACGAAGTCCGGCACATCTATCGGCTGCGGGCGTCCCTCGAAGGGCTCGCGGCAGCGGAAGCCGCGAAGCGGCAGGCCAGCGGTCTGATCGCACCCGTGGAGATGCGGGCAATCGGCGACGCCGCCGATGCCGTCGAGCGCGCGATCGAGTTGGGCGACGCGAAGCGCTCCGCCCAGGCGAACCTGGCATTCCATCGCGCGATCGGGCGGACCGCGGCCAATCCGTTTCTCGAAGACGCCCTGCATCGTGTGTGGGACCGGATCGCGGTCGCGACGGTCTCGAATCTCTCCGACCCGGTGTGGGCCGCGAGAGCAGTGGCCGAGCACCGGGCGATCTTCCAGAACATCGCCGACGGCGACGAGAACGCCGCGCGGGCGGCGGCCGAGCAGCACATCAATGACGCCGCGCTGATCTACGAAGCCGCCCAGGCGCGTCGGTGA
- a CDS encoding sulfite exporter TauE/SafE family protein yields the protein MIGVTPVQLAVLTVTGLLAGAANAVAGGGSMLSFPALLALGLPPVTANVTNSVAALPGYLGGSLAYRPELTGQRGRIVRLGAVSTLGATAGAITLLTVSAETFRAVVPWLVLASAVLLAAQPWLVARLNRHRVDATGGAALMSAQFAAAFYGGFFMAGLGIVILATLGMFLDDTTQRLNALKGALSLVIGMVVTVTFGLLTPVAWGPAALLALTGLAGGRLGVQLARRISAPVLRWTVAAWGAAIAVSLEVSRHVS from the coding sequence ATGATCGGAGTGACTCCGGTACAACTCGCAGTGCTGACCGTGACCGGTCTGTTGGCCGGCGCGGCGAACGCCGTGGCGGGTGGCGGGTCGATGCTGTCGTTTCCCGCGCTGTTGGCGCTCGGCTTGCCGCCGGTCACGGCGAACGTCACGAACTCGGTCGCGGCCTTGCCGGGCTATCTCGGTGGATCGCTGGCTTACCGGCCGGAACTGACCGGCCAGCGCGGGCGCATTGTGCGACTCGGTGCGGTGAGCACGCTGGGCGCGACCGCCGGAGCGATCACGCTGCTGACGGTGAGCGCGGAGACGTTCCGCGCGGTAGTGCCCTGGCTGGTGCTGGCCTCCGCGGTTCTGCTCGCGGCCCAGCCGTGGCTCGTCGCCCGGCTGAACCGGCACCGCGTCGACGCCACCGGTGGGGCGGCCTTGATGTCGGCCCAGTTCGCCGCCGCCTTCTATGGCGGGTTCTTCATGGCGGGGCTGGGCATCGTCATCCTCGCCACGCTCGGGATGTTCCTCGACGACACCACGCAGCGGCTCAACGCGCTCAAAGGTGCGTTGTCGCTGGTCATCGGGATGGTCGTGACCGTAACGTTCGGCCTGCTCACCCCGGTGGCATGGGGTCCGGCCGCACTGCTGGCCCTGACCGGGCTGGCCGGGGGACGCCTCGGCGTCCAACTCGCCCGCCGTATCTCTGCTCCCGTGCTGCGCTGGACAGTCGCAGCGTGGGGTGCCGCGATCGCCGTCTCATTGGAGGTAAGCCGACATGTTTCCTGA
- a CDS encoding amidohydrolase family protein, giving the protein MFPDSDLPARADLLITDVTALTMDPRLGDLEHATIRIEDGVITEIGVDPMDPAGARVLDGAGLLALPGFVDTHWHLWNSLLRGTVSDAPGRDYFSVKRGLGPFHDIEDFYWAARFALAEAVTAGITTVHNWDHNVRSPDDADANVRAQLDAGIRGRFSYGPRDSSTPEATMDLADLRVFIDRWPASRTGGLVDVGVALRGPHRTPESVYRAEWRSAREWGLPITLHCDRCLRETDCRTCGLVRFDDEGLLGPDVQVVHAVHASGADITALAATGTHVSLSPITELRTMGFPLVTELLEAGVVVSLSTDTLAMPTAPDVFSTLRAVEAVESARCGADRAPSPRRLLQLATVDGARDLGIDAVTGSLSPGKRADLILLDARSSNLLPSGDAAEALVRQGRATDITTVVVDGRVLLDDRQLTQPSARTAVADADARRDALVERARTAGAWK; this is encoded by the coding sequence ATGTTTCCTGACTCCGACCTGCCCGCTCGCGCGGATTTGCTGATCACCGATGTCACCGCGCTGACGATGGATCCACGTCTCGGCGATCTCGAACACGCCACGATACGCATCGAAGACGGGGTGATCACCGAGATCGGCGTCGACCCGATGGACCCCGCGGGCGCTCGCGTGCTCGATGGAGCTGGACTGCTGGCGCTGCCGGGTTTCGTCGACACCCATTGGCATCTCTGGAACAGCCTGCTGCGCGGCACCGTGTCCGACGCGCCGGGACGTGACTACTTCTCGGTCAAGCGCGGCCTCGGACCGTTCCACGACATCGAGGACTTCTACTGGGCCGCGCGCTTCGCCCTCGCCGAGGCGGTGACCGCGGGCATCACCACCGTGCACAACTGGGACCACAACGTCCGCTCCCCCGACGATGCCGACGCGAACGTGCGGGCTCAGCTCGACGCGGGCATTCGCGGCCGGTTCTCCTACGGTCCGCGCGACTCCAGCACACCCGAGGCGACCATGGATCTGGCCGACCTGCGCGTCTTCATCGATCGCTGGCCTGCCAGTCGGACCGGTGGCCTGGTGGATGTCGGCGTCGCGCTGCGCGGCCCGCACCGGACGCCGGAGTCGGTCTACCGCGCCGAGTGGCGCAGCGCTCGCGAATGGGGTCTGCCGATCACGCTGCACTGCGACCGCTGCCTGCGGGAAACCGACTGCCGCACATGTGGTCTCGTCCGCTTCGACGACGAGGGGCTGCTCGGTCCGGACGTGCAGGTCGTACACGCGGTACATGCGTCCGGCGCCGACATCACCGCGCTGGCCGCGACCGGAACGCACGTGTCGCTCAGCCCGATCACCGAGCTGCGCACAATGGGGTTCCCCCTGGTAACGGAGCTACTCGAAGCCGGAGTCGTGGTCTCGCTGTCCACCGACACGCTCGCCATGCCGACCGCGCCGGACGTGTTCAGCACCTTGCGCGCAGTGGAGGCAGTCGAGAGTGCGCGTTGCGGCGCCGATCGCGCGCCGAGCCCGCGGCGGCTGCTGCAGCTGGCAACCGTCGACGGCGCCCGCGACCTCGGGATCGACGCGGTGACCGGTTCGCTGTCCCCTGGCAAACGCGCGGATCTCATCCTGCTCGACGCGCGATCGTCCAACCTGCTGCCCTCCGGCGATGCCGCCGAGGCGTTGGTCCGGCAGGGCCGCGCGACCGATATCACGACTGTCGTCGTCGACGGCCGCGTGCTGCTGGACGACAGGCAGCTCACCCAACCGTCCGCCCGCACCGCGGTGGCCGACGCGGACGCGCGGCGGGACGCGCTGGTCGAGCGGGCACGGACGGCAGGGGCCTGGAAATGA
- a CDS encoding MFS transporter: MTTNVATVPSTGARVATRPAIAFFALLLLAYSVNAMDRMVFPVLLSDVRAEYGFTLDQSGLQSTMFALGMGITGIPAGIAVARFGRRRLIVVGTVLFSVATVLTVVSVGFADMLAWRVLSGVGEALQLAAIITVAAGAFPRHRGLAIGAVNMAFATGSVIGPLVATALLVEHGTWRSPMIVFGLLGLVLAVAVLVLVPLRFTEVGSPERVVETADSRHRGGAGSVLSWNPMLLAVVTVLFGLVDFAYIGLYATFLREHLGFTPGQAGLAVSLSGLAAFASPLGGWLSDRLDPRLCLALLNVLTAASAAALFLGPPTPGWHAAFSFLFGLFASSGMYVALAGLLVKSVRPEIAGHASGLFITCIYVAAGVAGYLLSRMVTLLGWNSAGLIQIAGLSLVGAALSVLLRPALFSSIAAPGKEAS, translated from the coding sequence ATGACCACGAACGTCGCCACGGTCCCTTCGACAGGAGCACGTGTCGCCACCCGGCCGGCCATCGCGTTCTTCGCGCTGCTGTTGCTCGCCTATTCGGTGAACGCAATGGATCGGATGGTTTTTCCCGTACTGCTGTCCGATGTCCGGGCCGAATACGGGTTCACGCTCGACCAGTCGGGCCTGCAGTCGACCATGTTCGCGCTCGGCATGGGAATCACCGGCATTCCCGCGGGCATCGCCGTGGCCCGATTCGGTCGCCGCAGGCTGATCGTCGTCGGCACCGTGCTCTTCTCCGTCGCCACCGTGCTGACCGTGGTGAGCGTGGGCTTTGCCGACATGCTCGCCTGGCGGGTGCTCTCCGGTGTCGGTGAAGCGCTGCAGCTCGCGGCGATCATCACCGTTGCCGCGGGCGCGTTTCCGCGCCATCGCGGCCTCGCGATCGGCGCGGTGAACATGGCGTTCGCGACGGGATCGGTCATCGGCCCGCTCGTTGCGACCGCCCTGCTGGTCGAACATGGCACCTGGCGTTCTCCGATGATCGTCTTCGGGCTCTTGGGCCTGGTCCTGGCGGTCGCCGTGCTCGTGCTGGTGCCGCTCCGGTTCACCGAGGTCGGCTCACCGGAACGTGTTGTGGAGACTGCGGATTCGCGCCACCGCGGCGGCGCCGGATCGGTGCTGTCCTGGAATCCGATGCTGCTCGCCGTGGTGACCGTCCTGTTCGGGCTCGTCGACTTCGCCTACATCGGCCTGTACGCCACCTTCCTTCGCGAACACCTCGGGTTCACCCCGGGACAGGCCGGGCTCGCAGTCAGCCTGTCCGGCCTGGCCGCCTTCGCCTCCCCCTTGGGCGGGTGGCTCAGCGACCGGCTCGACCCGCGGCTGTGCCTCGCCCTGCTCAACGTCCTCACGGCCGCCTCGGCCGCGGCACTGTTCCTCGGGCCCCCGACGCCGGGCTGGCATGCTGCGTTCTCCTTCCTGTTCGGGCTCTTCGCGAGCAGCGGCATGTACGTGGCGCTGGCCGGGCTGCTGGTCAAGTCCGTACGTCCGGAGATCGCCGGGCATGCCTCGGGACTGTTCATCACCTGTATCTACGTCGCCGCAGGGGTCGCCGGGTACCTGCTGAGCCGCATGGTCACCCTCCTCGGTTGGAACAGCGCCGGTCTGATCCAGATCGCCGGGCTCTCCCTGGTCGGCGCCGCCCTGTCGGTGCTGCTGCGTCCGGCGCTGTTCAGCTCCATCGCCGCCCCTGGAAAGGAAGCCTCATGA